The Enterobacter mori genomic interval CGCCACCTGGTGGAAAACCGCTGGCCGTTCCGTCTGCATGCCACCTATGACGAATCCATCAGCCGCATGCTGGACGTCTTTGAAAAGGTGAACCGGGATATTCCCTTTAATGGCCTGCACTGGTTCTTCGACCACGCAGAAACAATCACCGAGCATAATATCGAGCGCGTAAAGGCGCTCGGCGGCGGGATTGCGGTGCAGCACCGTATGGCATTCCAGGGCGAGTATTTTGTCGATCGCTACGGTAAAGAGGCGGTGAAACATACGCCGCCGGTGGCGAAAATGCTTGAGCTGGAGGTGCCGGTTGGGTTAGGGACGGACGCTACGCGTGTGGCGAGCTACAATCCGTGGACGGCACTTTATTGGTTGGTGTCTGGCCGTACGGTGGGTGGGCTGGCAATGTATGATGACAACAACCGTCTGCCGCGTGAGGTGGCGCTGGAGCTGTGGACTGCAGGGAGCGCGTGGTTCTCCAGCGAGCAGGGCAAAAAAGGGCGGCTTGTTGAAGGACAGCTGGCGGATCTGGTGGTGCTGTCGAAAGACTACTTCAGCGTGGCGGAAGAGGAAATTAAAGGCATTGAATCGGTGCTGACGGTCGTGGATGGCAAAGTAGTATACGCCGCCGGGCATTTCAGCCCTCTATCCCCTCCGTCGATCCCGGTTTTGCCCGAGTGGTCACCCGTAGTGAAAGTGCCAGGGCATTATCGCTCTGCACCGCCTGCGACCAGTAAAGTGGGCGCGGTAGTACAGATGCACCAGTGCATCGGCAGCTGTGGGGTGCATGGTCATGCGCACGGCATTGCACGTCAGTCGGATATTCCGGTCTCGGATGAGCAGGCGTTCTGGGGCGTGTTAGGCTGTTCTTGCTTCGCGTTCTAAATAAAAAGGCCCGCATCAGCGGGCCTTCGTCGTAAACCGTGCCGATTACAGGCTGGATACGTTCTCAGACAGGTATTTAGCCACGCCGTCTGGGGAAGCAGCCATACCTTCTTTACCTTTTTCCCACTGAGCCGGGCACACTTCACCGTGCTCTTCGTGGAACTGCAGCGCGTCAACCATGCGCAGCATTTCGTCGATGTTACGACCCAGCGGCAGATCGTTTACAACCTGGTGACGAACGATGCCGTTTGCGTCGATCAGGAAAGAACCGCGCAGCGCAACGCCAGCGTCCGGATGTTCGATACCGTAAGCCTGCTGGATTTCGCGTTTGATGTCCGCAACCATTGCGTATTTCACCGCACCGATGCCGCCATTTTCGACAGGGGTGTTACGCCATGCGTTGTGTACAAATTCAGAGTCGAAGGAGACGCCAACCACTTCCACGCCACGCTTCTGGAATTCTTCATAACGTTTGTCGAACGCGATCAGCTCAGACGGGCAAACGAAAGTGAAGTCCATTGGCCAGAAGAACAGAACGGTCGCTTTACCGTTGGTGTGCTGTTTGAAGTTGAAGTTTTCAACGATTTCACCATTGCCCAGAACTGCTGCAGCTGTAAAATCCGGAGCCGGACGAGTTACCAGAACCATATGATTCTCCTGTAGATACTAAGGTTATTTGGAACGCAACGCGGGCCAGTATAGAGAGTGTTCGGGAATAAGACAAAGAGGTGGTGACAATCGTTCCGCCAGCTTTTACCTATCAATGTAAATCTGTCACAGTTGTTTGTTTTGCGCTTGCATCATCATGAGCGGGTAAAATTGCCAGAAACGCGTTTCCAGCGCATCGTAATGCTCATCCAGGTCATACCAGGAGTCGCGCAGGGCATCCAGTCGCGGGCGACGGCTCGCCATCCCATTCAGTACATTCTGGATGAAATCCATCTCGCCGTAGCGCTCCAGCCAGCGTTCCGACCACAGGTAATTATTCAGATTCACAAATCGCGGCGGTGAGTCCGGTAAAATAATCGACACCTGCTGATGGGCATAGCGCACAAATTCGGGTAGCGGCATCTCCGGCGAAAGCTGTTCCCAGTGGCGCGACAGGAAGTGATCCCACATCACATCGAGCGTGATCGGCGCAACGCGGCGCGTCTCAGGGCGAAACCACGCTTTGGCTTCCGTTACTTCCGGCAGGTTATCGGTCAGCACGTCGATGCGGCGGTGCATAAAAATTCCGTCGACAACCTCAGGGGAATACTCTTCTGCAGGGTTGCCGCGTACAAAATCGGCCAGCAAATTGCCGGAAAGGGAGCTGTCAGCGAGGTGTGCGAGATGCAGGTGAGCGAGAAAATTCATGCGTTTTATTTGTCCGGGGGCGGCTAGTTGTTGCAGCAAAAGAGTGTGAGCACTAGACTATGCCGCCTGTTTTTAAGTCACGAGTATACGTCATGCGCGTCGCCGATTTCTCCTTTGAACTACCTGAATCCCTGATTGCTCACTATCCCATGCCCGAGCGCAGCAGCTGTCGCTTGCTATCACTGGATGGGCCGACGGGCGAACTGACGCACGGTACTTTCACCGATTTGCTCGACAAGCTCAACCCTGGCGATCTGCTGGTCTTTAACAATACCCGCGTGATCCCGGCGCGCCTGTTTGGCCGTAAAGCCAGCGGCGGCAAGATTGAAGTGCTGGTCGAACGTATGCTCGATGATAAACGTATTCTGGCACATATTCGCGCATCCAAAGCGCCTAAGCCGGGCGCGGAACTGCTGTTGGGCGATGACGAGAGCATCAAAGCAACCATGACCGCGCGTCAGGACGCGCTGTTTGAGGTGGCGTTCGACGACGAGCGCACGGTGCTCGATATTCTGAACGCCATCGGCCACATGCCGCTGCCGCCGTACATTGAGCGTCCGGACGAAGAAGCTGACCGCGAACTGTACCAGACCGTCTACAGCCAGAAGCCGGGTGCCGTCGCTGCGCCGACCGCGGGCCTGCATTTTGATGAGCCACTGCTGGAAAAACTGCGTGCGAAGGGCGTGGAGATGGCGTTCGTGACGCTGCACGTCGGCGCGGGGACCTTCCAGCCGGTGCGTGTGGACAGCATTGAAGACCACATCATGCACTCTGAATACGCCGAAGTACCGCAAGAGGTTGTGGATGCGGTTCTGGCGGCAAAAGGCCGCGGTAGCCGCGTGATTGCTGTGGGCACAACTTCCGTGCGTTCGCTTGAGAGCGCCGCGCAGGCAGCGAAAAGCGATCTCATTGAGCCGTTCTTTGGCGATACGCAGATCTTTATCTACCCGGGCTATCAGTACAAAGTGATTGATGCGCTGGTGACCAACTTCCATTTGCCTGAATCGACGCTGATTATGCTGGTTTCCGCGTTTGCCGGTTATCAGCATACGATGAACGCCTACAAGTCTGCGGTAGAACAAAAATATCGCTTTTTTAGCTACGGGGACGCGATGTTTATCACGTACAATCCGCTGGCTTTGAATGAGCGTGTCGGGGAATAAGTCCGCGGCACCGTTTTACAACGTTGGACTGTTTTTCTGACGTCGGAGAAAAAATGAAATTTGAACTCGATACCACCGACGGCCGCGCGCGTCGCGGTCGCCTGGTGTTTGATCGCGGCGTGGTGGAAACCCCCGCGTTTATGCCTGTGGGCACGTACGGCACCGTCAAAGGGATGACGCCGGAAGAAGTAGAAGCCACTGGCGCACAGATTATCCTCGGTAACACCTTCCACCTGTGGCTGCGTCCGGGTCAGGAGATCATGAAGCTCCACGGCGACCTGCACGATTTCATGCAGTGGAAAGGCCCTATCCTGACCGACTCCGGCGGCTTCCAGGTCTTCAGCTTGGGCGATATCCGCAAGATCACCGAAAAGGGCGTTCACTTCCGTAACCCGATCAACGGCGATCCGATTTTCCTCGATCCGGAAAAATCCATGGAGATTCAGTACGATCTCGGCTCCGATATCGTGATGATCTTCGACGAATGTACGCCGTACCCGGCGGACTGGGACTACGCCAAGCGCTCCATGGAAATGTCCCTGCGCTGGGCGCAGCGCAGCCGCGACCGTTTTGACTCCTTACAGAACAAAAATGCGCTGTTCGGCATCATCCAGGGCAGCGTTTACGAAGATTTACGCGATATCTCCGTTAAAGGTCTGGTAGAGATAGGTTTTGATGGCTACGCTGTCGGCGGTTTGGCTGTGGGTGAACCGAAGGAAGACATGCACCGCATTCTGGAACATGTCTGCCCGCAAATCCCGGCGGATAAACCACGATACCTGATGGGTGTGGGTAAACCAGAAGATCTGGTTGAAGGCGTTCGTCGCGGCATTGATATGTTCGACTGCGTCATGCCAACCCGCAACGCGCGTAACGGTCATCTGTTCGTTACCGATGGCGTGGTAAAAATCCGTAACGCGAAGCATAAGAGTGACACCAGCCCGCTCGATTCCGAGTGCGATTGCTATACCTGTCGCAATTATTCTCGCGCGTATCTCCATCATCTCGATCGTTGTAACGAGATTTTGGGCGCGCGTCTCAATACCATTCATAATCTTCGTTATTATCAGCGCTTAATGGCTGGTTTACGTAAGGCTATCGAAGAGGGTAAATTAGAGAGCTTCGTGACCGATTTCTACCAACGTCAGGGCCGGGATGTCCCACCTTTGAACGTTGATTAATTTTAATAATGAGGGAATTTGAATGAGCTTTTTTATTTCTGATGCGGTAGCAGCAACAGGTGCGCCAGCGCAGGGCAGCCCGATGTCTCTGATTCTGATGCTGGTTGTGTTTGGTCTGATCTTCTACTTCATGATCCTGCGTCCACAGCAGAAGCGCACCAAAGAGCACAAAAATCTGATGAACTCCATTGCGAAGGGCGATGAAGTGCTGACCAACGGTGGCCTGGTCGGTCGCGTGACCAAAGTAGCGGAAAGCGGCTACATTGCAATCGCTCTGAACGACACCACTGAAGTGGTTATCAAACGTGACTTCGTAGCTGCCGTTCTGCCGAAAGGCACCATGAAGGCGCTGTAATCCCAACTTTTCCCAAAGGGAACTGCCGTGTTAAACCGTTATCCTTTGTGGAAGTACGTCATGCTGGTGGTCGTCATTGTTGTCGGCCTGCTGTATGCGCTTCCCAACCTGTATGGTGAGGATCCGGCCGTTCAAATCACTGGCGCGCGCGGTGTCGCCGCCAGTGAGCAAACGCTGATCCAGGTCCAGAAAACGTTACAAGAAGAAAAAATTACCGCTAAGTCTGTGGCACTGGAAGAGGGCGCAATTCTTGCTCGCTTCGACACCACCGACACGCAGCTCCGCGCCCGTGAAGCGCTGATGGGCGTGCTGGGTGATAAGTATGTCGTGGCGCTTAACCTTGCTCCTGCAACCCCGCGTTGGCTGGCTGCGCTGAACGCAGAGCCAATGAAACTCGGTCTTGACCTGCGTGGCGGCGTTCACTTCCTGATGGAAGTGGATATGGATACCGCGCTTGGCAAGCTGCAGGAACAGAACATCGACAGCCTGCGCAGCGATCTGCGTGAGAAAGGCATTGCGTACACAACCGTGCGTAAAGAAGATAACTACGGCATGAGCATCACGTTCCGCGACAGCGCGGCACGCGACCAGGCTGTAACTTACCTGTCTCAACGTCACCGCGATCTGGTCATCACCTCTCAGGGCAGCAGCCAGCTGCGCGCGGTGATGACGGATGCACGTCTGAGCGAAGCGCGTGAATACGCCGTTCAGCAGAACATCAACATTCTGCGTAACCGTGTAAACCAACTGGGCGTGGCCGAGCCGCTGGTACAGCGTCAGGGTGCTGACCGTATCGTGGTTGAACTGCCGGGTATCCAGGACACCGCGCGTGCGAAAGAGATTCTCGGTGCGACCGCGACGCTGGAATTCCGTCTGGTGAATACCAACGTCGATCAGTCCGCTGCCGCGTCTGGCCGCATTCCGGGCGACTCCGAAGTGAAAGAGACCCGCGAAGGTCAGCCGGTTGTGCTGTACAAACGCGTGATCCTGACCGGTGACCACATCACCGACTCCACTTCAAGCCAGGATGAGTACAACCAGCCGCAGGTTAACATCTCGCTGGACAGCGCGGGTGGCAACATCATGTCGAACTTCACCAAGGACAATATCGGTAAGCCGATGGCGACCCTGTTCGTGGAGTACAAAGACAGCGGTAAGAAAGATGCCAAAGGCCGTTCCGTTCTGGTGAAAGAGGAAGAGGTGATTAACATCGCCAATATCCAGTCTCGTCTGGGTAACAGCTTCCGTATCACCGGTATCAACAACCCGAATGAAGCCCGCCAGCTTTCACTGCTGCTGCGTGCCGGTGCGCTGATTGCGCCAATTCAAATTGTTGAAGAACGTACCATTGGTCCTACCCTGGGTATGCAGAACATCAAACAGGGCCTGGAAGCGTGTCTGGCCGGTCTGGTGGTCTCCATTATCTTTATGATCTTCTTCTATAAGAAGTTTGGTCTGATTGCGACCTCCGCGCTGCTGGCGAACCTGGTGCTGATCATCGGTATCATGTCCCTGCTGCCGGGCGCAACGCTGACCATGCCAGGTATAGCGGGTATCGTTCTAACCCTTGCGGTGGCGGTCGACGCTAACGTACTGATAAACGAACGTATCAAAGAAGAGTTGAGCAACGGTCGCTCTGTGCAACAGGCGATTGAAGAAGGTTACAAAGGTGCGTTCAGCTCTATCTTCGATGCGAACGTAACAACACTGATTAAGGTTCTTATCCTGTATGCAGTGGGTACTGGCGCGATCAAAGGCTTTGCGATTACTACCGGTATCGGTGTTGCAACGTCAATGTTTACCGCTATTGTCGGCACCCGTGCCATCGTGAACCTGCTGTACGGCGGCAAGCGCGTCAAAAAGCTGTCTATCTGAGGAGTGCGTTGTGGCACAGGAATATACTGTTGAACAATTGAACCACGGCCGTAAAGTCTGGGACTTTATGCGCTGGGACTACTGGGCCTTCGGCATTTCAGGTTTTCTGCTGATTCTGTCCATCGTCATTATGGGCGTGAAAGGCTTTAACTGGGGTCTGGATTTTACCGGTGGTACGGTAATTGAAATCTCCCTGGAAAAACCGGTCGATATGGACGAAATGCGCCTGTCGCTGCAGAAAGCGGGCTTTGAAGAGCCGCTGCTGCAAAACTTCGGCAGCAGTCGTGACATCATGGTGCGTATGCCACCGGTGCACGATGCTAACGGCAGCCAGGAGCTGGGCAGCAAGGTCGTTCACGTTATTAACGAATCGACCAGCCAGAACGCAACGGTTAAGCGTATTGAGTTCGTTGGCCCGAGCGTGGGTGCGGACCTGGCGCAAACCGGCGCGATGGCGTTGATGGTGGCGCTGATTTCCATCCTGATCTACGTTGGTTTCCGCTTCGAGTGGCGACTGGCGGCAGGTGTGGTTATCGCTCTGGCGCACGACGTGGTCATCACCATGGGCGTACTGTCTCTGTTCCACATTGAGATTGACCTGACGATTGTGGCATCCCTGATGTCCGTTATCGGTTACTCACTGAACGACAGTATCGTGGTATCTGACC includes:
- a CDS encoding peroxiredoxin C gives rise to the protein MVLVTRPAPDFTAAAVLGNGEIVENFNFKQHTNGKATVLFFWPMDFTFVCPSELIAFDKRYEEFQKRGVEVVGVSFDSEFVHNAWRNTPVENGGIGAVKYAMVADIKREIQQAYGIEHPDAGVALRGSFLIDANGIVRHQVVNDLPLGRNIDEMLRMVDALQFHEEHGEVCPAQWEKGKEGMAASPDGVAKYLSENVSSL
- the acpH gene encoding ACP phosphodiesterase; this encodes MNFLAHLHLAHLADSSLSGNLLADFVRGNPAEEYSPEVVDGIFMHRRIDVLTDNLPEVTEAKAWFRPETRRVAPITLDVMWDHFLSRHWEQLSPEMPLPEFVRYAHQQVSIILPDSPPRFVNLNNYLWSERWLERYGEMDFIQNVLNGMASRRPRLDALRDSWYDLDEHYDALETRFWQFYPLMMMQAQNKQL
- the queA gene encoding tRNA preQ1(34) S-adenosylmethionine ribosyltransferase-isomerase QueA, with the translated sequence MRVADFSFELPESLIAHYPMPERSSCRLLSLDGPTGELTHGTFTDLLDKLNPGDLLVFNNTRVIPARLFGRKASGGKIEVLVERMLDDKRILAHIRASKAPKPGAELLLGDDESIKATMTARQDALFEVAFDDERTVLDILNAIGHMPLPPYIERPDEEADRELYQTVYSQKPGAVAAPTAGLHFDEPLLEKLRAKGVEMAFVTLHVGAGTFQPVRVDSIEDHIMHSEYAEVPQEVVDAVLAAKGRGSRVIAVGTTSVRSLESAAQAAKSDLIEPFFGDTQIFIYPGYQYKVIDALVTNFHLPESTLIMLVSAFAGYQHTMNAYKSAVEQKYRFFSYGDAMFITYNPLALNERVGE
- the tgt gene encoding tRNA guanosine(34) transglycosylase Tgt; this encodes MKFELDTTDGRARRGRLVFDRGVVETPAFMPVGTYGTVKGMTPEEVEATGAQIILGNTFHLWLRPGQEIMKLHGDLHDFMQWKGPILTDSGGFQVFSLGDIRKITEKGVHFRNPINGDPIFLDPEKSMEIQYDLGSDIVMIFDECTPYPADWDYAKRSMEMSLRWAQRSRDRFDSLQNKNALFGIIQGSVYEDLRDISVKGLVEIGFDGYAVGGLAVGEPKEDMHRILEHVCPQIPADKPRYLMGVGKPEDLVEGVRRGIDMFDCVMPTRNARNGHLFVTDGVVKIRNAKHKSDTSPLDSECDCYTCRNYSRAYLHHLDRCNEILGARLNTIHNLRYYQRLMAGLRKAIEEGKLESFVTDFYQRQGRDVPPLNVD
- the yajC gene encoding preprotein translocase subunit YajC: MSFFISDAVAATGAPAQGSPMSLILMLVVFGLIFYFMILRPQQKRTKEHKNLMNSIAKGDEVLTNGGLVGRVTKVAESGYIAIALNDTTEVVIKRDFVAAVLPKGTMKAL
- the secD gene encoding protein translocase subunit SecD; this encodes MLNRYPLWKYVMLVVVIVVGLLYALPNLYGEDPAVQITGARGVAASEQTLIQVQKTLQEEKITAKSVALEEGAILARFDTTDTQLRAREALMGVLGDKYVVALNLAPATPRWLAALNAEPMKLGLDLRGGVHFLMEVDMDTALGKLQEQNIDSLRSDLREKGIAYTTVRKEDNYGMSITFRDSAARDQAVTYLSQRHRDLVITSQGSSQLRAVMTDARLSEAREYAVQQNINILRNRVNQLGVAEPLVQRQGADRIVVELPGIQDTARAKEILGATATLEFRLVNTNVDQSAAASGRIPGDSEVKETREGQPVVLYKRVILTGDHITDSTSSQDEYNQPQVNISLDSAGGNIMSNFTKDNIGKPMATLFVEYKDSGKKDAKGRSVLVKEEEVINIANIQSRLGNSFRITGINNPNEARQLSLLLRAGALIAPIQIVEERTIGPTLGMQNIKQGLEACLAGLVVSIIFMIFFYKKFGLIATSALLANLVLIIGIMSLLPGATLTMPGIAGIVLTLAVAVDANVLINERIKEELSNGRSVQQAIEEGYKGAFSSIFDANVTTLIKVLILYAVGTGAIKGFAITTGIGVATSMFTAIVGTRAIVNLLYGGKRVKKLSI
- the secF gene encoding protein translocase subunit SecF; translated protein: MAQEYTVEQLNHGRKVWDFMRWDYWAFGISGFLLILSIVIMGVKGFNWGLDFTGGTVIEISLEKPVDMDEMRLSLQKAGFEEPLLQNFGSSRDIMVRMPPVHDANGSQELGSKVVHVINESTSQNATVKRIEFVGPSVGADLAQTGAMALMVALISILIYVGFRFEWRLAAGVVIALAHDVVITMGVLSLFHIEIDLTIVASLMSVIGYSLNDSIVVSDRIRENFRKIRRGTPYEIFNVSLTQTLHRTLITSGTTLMVILMLYLFGGPVLEGFSLTMLIGVSIGTASSIYVASALALKLGMKREHLLQQKVEKEGADQPSILP